A genomic stretch from Halichoerus grypus chromosome 7, mHalGry1.hap1.1, whole genome shotgun sequence includes:
- the LOC118527515 gene encoding protein IFIT1 homolog B-like — MEDEQMADMSDKSNGNPLEESLVQLRCHFTWELLVEDTELPDLENRILDEIDFLDTRYNVGIHNLLAYVKHLAGQNQEALRSLQEAEGLIPQERAAQSDARRLVTWGNYAWLYYHMGRPEEAQAYLDKVENTCKEFEAPSRYRMECPQMDCEEGWALLKCGGKSYERAKACFEKALAVDPENPEFSTGYAIATYRLDVFNKATQVSEAFCLQSLKEAIRLNPEDAYIKALLALKLQDVGEEAEGEKYIEEALTSTSSQTYVFRYAAKFYRRKGSLDKALWFLNRALRATPSSAFLHHQIGLCYRAQMIKIKRGANWHPRGEVRENVHRLVHLAISEIQKALMIRPTFELAYVELADLYAEIGQYTKAEDTFQKVLCMKIINDHLQQLIHYHYGHFQDLHKISVDKAITHYLKGLKIKTASCTREKILTALEKLAKRQVHRNVRMVESLSILGFIHKLKGEVSEALECYEEALRLAADFNTMI, encoded by the exons ATGGAAGATGAGCAGATGGCAGACATGAG TGACAAATCAAATGGGAATCCCCTTGAAGAGAGCCTGGTTCAACTGAGATGTCACTTTACGTGGGAGTTGCTAGTTGAGGACACCGAACTGCCTGATTTGGAAAACAGGATCTTGGATGAGATTGATTTCCTAGACACCAGATACAACGTGGGGATCCACAACCTGCTGGCCTATGTGAAGCACCTGGCGGGCCAGAACCAGGAAGCCCTGCGGAGCCTGCAGGAGGCTGAAGGCTTAATCCCGCAGGAACGTGCCGCCCAATCAGATGCGAGACGTCTGGTCACGTGGGGCAACTACGCCTGGCTGTATTACCACATGGGCAGACCCGAAGAAGCCCAGGCTTACCTGGACAAGGTGGAGAACACCTGCAAGGAGTTCGAGGCTCCCTCCCGCTACAGGATGGAGTGTCCCCAGATGGACTGTGAGGAGGGATGGGCCTTGCTGAAATGTGGAGGAAAGAGCTATGAACGGGCCAAGGCCTGCTTTGAGAAGGCTCTGGCAGTGGACCCGGAAAACCCTGAATTTAGCACTGGCTATGCGATCGCCACCTACCGCCTGGACGTCTTTAACAAAGCAACACAGGTTAGTGAGGCATTCTGTCTGCAGTCCCTGAAAGAGGCCATCAGGCTAAATCCAGAAGATGCATATATTAAGGCTCTCCTTGCCCTGAAGCTTCAGGACGTAGGCGAAGAAGCTGAAGGAGAAAAGTACATTGAAGAAGCACTGACCAGCACGTCCTCGCAGACCTACGTCTTCCGATACGCGGCCAAGTTTTACCGAAGAAAAGGCTCTCTGGACAAAGCTCTTTGGTTCTTAAACAGGGCCCTGCGGGccaccccctcctctgccttcctgcACCACCAGATAGGGCTTTGCTACAGGGCACAAATGATCAAAATAAAGAGAGGTGCCAACTGGCACCCTAGAGGAGAGGTTAGAGAAAATGTCCACAGATTGGTTCACTTGGCtatatctgaaattcaaaaggCTTTGATGATAAGGCCCACATTTGAGTTGGCTTATGTTGAATTGGCTGACCTGTATGCAGAAATAGGCCAATACACAAAGGCTGAGGACACTTTTCAGAAAGTGCTGTGCATGAAGATCATCAACGATCATCTACAGCAACTGATTCATTACCACTATGGCCATTTCCAAGACCTTCACAAGATATCTGTAGATAAAGCAATCACCCATTATTTAAAAGGTCTCAAAATCAAAACAGCCTCCTGCACCAGGGAAAAGATTCTCACTGCCTTAGAGAAGCTGGCTAAAAGACAGGTTCATCGGAATGTCCGTATGGTGGAAAGTTTGAGCATCCTTGGGTTCATCCACAAATTGAAAGGGGAAGTGAGTGAAGCCTTGGAGTGTTATGAGGAGGCTCTCAGGCTGGCTGCTGACTTCAACACCATGATTTGA
- the IFIT3 gene encoding interferon-induced protein with tetratricopeptide repeats 3 → MEDEQMADMSEVNKDSLEKTLPQLKCHFTWNLLKKDSVSGDLEDTVCHQIEFLNTESKATMYNFLAYVKHLNGHSEAALERLRQAEELIQREHPDQAETRSLVTWGNYAWVYYHLGRHADAQMYVDKVRRTCEKFSNLYSIECPELDCEEGWTRLKCGAKHNERAKVCFEKALEEKPNNPEFSSGLAIATYCLDNKPQKPLSMDALKQALELNPNNQYVKVLLALKLQTMNEEADGEQLVLEALENTPCQPDVLRNAATFYQKKGDLDKAIELFLRASKSIPNNGYLYHQIACCYRAKIKQIQDTGESEASRNGEKTGELKQCAVDYVIKAIEKGVDPLYAYSDELLETEDYYQIACSKELPGTQRQQPHQHYRDFQGRHGKSKDTATQCNLEGLPTSTKATEEGKTEYPPQNTAGNQLPQNAPNSWYLQGLIHKLNGELLQAAECYEKELGYLLRNSPTGIGSLLLPLAELEEGGEAGGRGPHNPTPRVPGTLS, encoded by the exons ATGGAAGATGAGCAGATGGCAGACATGAG TGAGGTCAACAAGGATTCTCTGGAGAAAACCCTTCCACAGCTGAAATGCCATTTCACCTGGAACTTACTTAAGAAAGACAGTGTCTCAGGTGATCTAGAAGATACAGTGTGTCACCAGATTGAATTCTTAAACACGGAGTCCAAAGCTACAATGTACAATTTCTTGGCCTACGTAAAACACCTGAATGGCCACAGCGAGGCGGCGCTGGAGCGCCTGCGCCAGGCGGAGGAGCTGATCCAGCGGGAGCACCCGGATCAAGCGGAAACCCGAAGTCTGGTCACCTGGGGTAACTACGCCTGGGTCTACTATCACCTGGGCAGACATGCAGATGCTCAGATGTACGTTGACAAGGTGAGACGAACCTGCGAGAAGTTTTCAAACCTATACAGTATCGAGTGTCCCGAGCTTGACTGCGAAGAAGGGTGGACACGGCTGAAGTGTGGGGCAAAGCACAATGAAAGGGCCAAGGTGTGTTTTGAGAAAGCTCTGGAGGAGAAGCCCAACAACCCAGAATTCTCTTCTGGGCTGGCCATCGCGACATACTGTCTGGATAATAAACCACAGAAGCCACTCTCCATGGATGCCCTGAAGCAGGCCCTTGAGCTGAATCCCAACAATCAATACGTCAAAGTGCTCTTGGCCCTGAAATTGCAGACGATGAATGAAGAAGCTGACGGGGAGCAGTTGGTTCTGGAAGCCCTGGAGAACACGCCTTGCCAACCAGATGTCCTTCGCAATGCAGCcacattttatcaaaaaaaagGTGATCTAGACAAAGCTATTGAACTGTTTCTAAGGGCATCAAAATCCATCCCAAACAATGGTTACCTCTATCACCAGATTGCGTGCTGCTATAGGGCCAAAATCAAACAAATTCAGGATACGGGAGAATCTGAAGCTAGTAGGAATGGAGAGAAGACTGGAGAACTAAAGCAGTGTGCTGTTGACTATGTGATTAAAGCTATTGAGAAGGGAGTAGATCCGCTGTATGCATATTCTGATGAGCTCCTGGAAACAGAAGACTATTATCAGATAGCTTGCAGTAAGGAGCTCCCTGGCACTCAGAGGCAACAACCCCACCAGCACTATCGCGACTTTCAGGGGCGTCACGGGAAGTCTAAAGACACTGCTACCCAATGTAATTTGGAGGGTTTGCCCACAAGCACAAAAGCAACGGAGGAAGGAAAGACGGAATACCCACCACAGAACACCGCTGGAAATCAGCTTCCACAAAATGCACCAAATTCTTGGTATCTCCAAGGATTAATCCACAAGCTGAATGGAGAGCTGCTGCAGGCAGCCGAATGTTACGAGAAGGAGCTGGGCTACCTCCTAAGGAACAGCCCCACAGGCATAGGCAGCCTTCTCCTGCCACTGGCTGAGCTTGAAGAAGGCGGTGAGGCAGGGGGCCGGGGCCCGCACAACCCCACTCCCAGAGTTCCCGGAACCCTGAGCTGA